The Mesorhizobium sp. AR10 genome includes the window GTCGTTGCGGAGTCAGGCGCTTTTGCGGCGATGATCAGGCGGAAGCAAGATCGGCCAGGCGATCAGCGCGCAAAGTGCCGCAGCCAACCACACGCCCGCCCACGACCCGACAATCAGCAAGCCCGGAATGGCTATTGGCACCAGGAAGAAGGCGACGAAGACGAAGCTGTTGGCGAGGCCGAGCGCCGTTCCCGCACGGCTCGCGCCGGCAAGCGTTGCCATTTCGGTGTAGGCGACGCCGTGCCAGGCAGAGACCGAGATGCCGGCAGCGACCAGTAGCACCGCAATCGCCGGCATCAGCGCCGGATGGGCGCCCGGCAAGGCGACCGCCGCCAACACCAGCAGGCCAAGAGCCGCGAAGCCGGCCGCACTCAACACGCTGCACAGGCGCAGGAACGGGCGGCGGTTGCCATGGCGGTCGGTGTAGCGGCCGCTCCAGACGCGCATGACCATGGCGCCGGTCTGGACCGCGACAAGGCTGGCGCTGATCACCAGCGTCCCCATGCCGGCGAAGTCGTGCAGGAACACGGAGGCAAAGGTGAGCACTGCCACCTGAGGAAAGCAGAGCAGGCCGATGCCGATGCCGATGCGCCAGACTTCGACATTGCGCAACGGCGCCGGACCCGCCGACATTGCGATGTCATTACTGCCGGCAACGCCGATCTTGGGACCGATCTCGGGCGGCTGGTGCAGCCAGCGCCAGGCGAACAGCGCCGAGACAACGTTCGAGGCCGCCAGCAACCCGAACACCGGCGCGAAACCATGCACAGACGCCAGCGACGGCAAGACGAGCGCGCCGAGCCCGCCGCCGAGCGGCACCGCCGTCTGCCTTATGCTCATGGCAAAGCCACGCTCGCCCTCGTGGAACCAGGCCATGATGGCGCGGCCGCTGGAGCCGTTGACACTCCCGCCCAGAAGGCCGGTGACCAGAAGGCATGCGGCCAGCATCGCAACGCCAGGTACATAAGCCGCTGACGGTACGATGAAGAAAGCCATGAGCAGCAGCCAGGCCGCCGTCGCGCCGAGACCAATCAACAGCACGCCGCGATCGCCCCAGCGGTCGGTAAGCAAGCCCCAGGGCAATTCGCTCAAGGCAACCCCCAGCCCGAGAAGGCCAAGGACCAGGCCGAGATTGCCGTTGGAGAGATGATAGCCTGAACGCAGAAACACCGCTGTCGCCGGGATGCCGGCAAAGGTGGCGGAGAAACTGGCATTGGCGGCAACGCCGATGCCGAGCACCTTCCAGCGATGATTGGACCGAAATGCCGCGACGGCGGACGGCGTAATGGCCGTGCCCGGCTGCCACAGATGCTTGCCCGGCTTGCAATCGGAATCGGAAACGACAGCTGACATGGGACAGGCTCCTTGGATGGACCGGCGCGGCCGGGGTCTTGACGTGCTGTCTCTATCGCCATAGCTTCATCCTGAATATCAGGAAGTTTTTGATCATATATCCCAAAAAACAGGACTATTGCCGTGCGACGCGTGACCCTCGACCTCGATGTTCTCAGAAGCTTCGTCGCCGGCATGGAACTGGGCAGTTTCGCCAAGGCCGCCGACCGGCTCGGCCGTTCGACCTCGGCGGTCAGCGCGCAACTAAAGAAGCTGGAGGAGCAGGCAGCGACGCCTATCCTCCGCAAATCGGGGCGCGGCCTGGCGTTGACGGAGGCCGGCGAGACCATGCTCGGCTATGCGCGCCGGCTGCTTGAGCTCAATGACGAGGCGGTGTCCGCCATCCACGATGTCGAGCTGGAAGGCTGGGTGCGACTCGGGCTGCAGGAAGATTTCGGCGAGGCAGTGCTGCCCGAAGTGCTCGGGCGGTTTGCCCGCGCCCATCCCAAGGTCAAGATCGAGGCGCGGATCGCGCGCAGCTACGAGCTTGCCGACCGCATCACCTCAGGCAGCCTCGACATCGCACTCGCCTGGCACAGTGGCCCGACGCTGCCTTACAGCCGGCATGTCGCCGACGTCCAGATGCGCTGGATCGGCCCGGCAAAGCTGATCGAGACCAGCCTGCGCGATGGCGAGGCGCTGCCGCTGGTGGCGCTGGAAGCGCCATGCCTGCTGCGCTCGGTGGCGACGGAAACGCTCGACCGCGCCGGCCTGTCGTGGCGAATGGCTTTTTCCAGCCCGAGCCTCGGCGGCATCTGGGCAGCCGTCGCAGCTGGGCTGGGGCTGACGATCCGCACCGATATCGGCCTGCCGGCCACTGTCAGGGCGATGACGCCTGAGATCGCCGGGTTGCCTGCCCTGCCTGACATAGCGCTGTTCCTGCATCGCAAGGAGGCCGAGCTCGACCCGGTTGCGGCGCGCCTCGCCGACATCCTGCTGCAGGCGGCACTGGAATCGCTGCCCGAAAATGCAAATGCGCATCATGGCCTAAGGCAGGTGGCTTAACGCCAAGGCGCCCGGCGCTCAGTTGCGCTTCTTTGCCCTGCCGGCGAACGGATTGTCCGAGGTACGCAAAGCAATGCGGATCGGCACGCCCGGCATGTCGAAGGCCTCGCGCAGGCTGTTCGAGAGATAGCGGACATAGGATTGCGGCATCGCATCGGGCCGCGAGCACTGGACAACGAAGCCCGGCGGCCGCGTCTTGGCCTGCGTGACATATTTGATCTTCAGCCGGCGCCCGGCGACGGCGGGCGGCGGGTGATGCGCCAGAATGCCTTCCAGCCAACGGTTGAGCTTGCCGGTGGAAACGCGGCTGTTCCACACCTTGTGCGTCCTGATGACGGCATCCATGAGCTTGTCGAGGCCACGCCCGGTTTCGGCCGACACCGTCACCGCCTGCATGCCGCGCGCCTGGGGAAGAAGCCGCTCCGTCTTCTCGCGCAATTCCGCCAAGAGTTCCTGGGGGTTGTCGATCAGGTCCCATTTGTTGAAGGCAATCACTGGCGCCCTGCCCTCGCGGATTATCAGATCGGCGATCTGCAGATCCTGCTTCTCGAAGGGGATGGTGGCGTCGAGCACGATGATGACGATCTCGGCAAAGCGGATGGCGCGCAAGCCATCCTGCACCGACATCACTTCCAGCTTTTCGTGAATCCTGGCCTTGCGGCGCATGCCGGCGGTGTCGAACAGTTTCAGCCGACGGCCATGCCAGTCCCAGTCGACGGAGATGGAATCGCGGGTGATGCCGGCTTCCGGTCCGGTCAGCAGCCGCTCCTCGCCGATCAGCGCATTGATCAACGTCGACTTGCCGGCATTCGGACGGCCGACGACGGCGATGCGCATCGGCTTGGTATCGTCATAGCTGTGCTCGGCATCCGGATCGACGATGTCCTCGCCGATCAGCACTTCGCTGGCGGCTGCCTCAGCCTCGATGTCGCCCTCTTCCTCGCCGAAGGCGCGCGCCTCGCCCAGCGCCAAGATCACCGCGTCGCGCAGGTCGGGCATGCCCTGGCCGTGTTCGGCCGAGATCGGGATCGGCTCGCCAAGGCCAAGCTCCCAGGCCTCCAGCATGCCGCCCTGGGCGCCCTTCGCCTCGGCCTTGTTGGCGACCAGAACCACCGGCTTGCCGGACTTGCGCACGATCTCGGCAAAGGTCTTGTCATCAGGCATCAGGCCGGACTTGGCATCGACGGTGAAGAAGATCAGGTCGGCTTCACGGATGGCGATCTCGGTCTGTGCCCGCATACGGCCCGGCAGCGTCGCGGCCGCGGCATCTTCGAAGCCGGCGGTGTCGATGACGTCGAAATGCAGGTCGTAGAGCTTGGCGGCGTGGACGCGACGGTCGCGGGTGACGCCCGGCGTGTCGTCGACAAGCGCCAGCTTCCTTCCCACCAGCCGATTGAAAAGGGTCGATTTGCCGACGTTAGGCCGACCGATGATGGCGACTTTGAATGTCATCCGTCACGACGCGCTGCCCGACCCGCGGATCAAATCGGACATCAACGTCGCCCGCTCGCGCGTGTTGCGCGGGGCACCGTCATCCGAAGCGATCTGGTCGAACAGTTTGAGCGCATCCTGGGCTTTGCCTTCCTTCCAAGCGGCAAGGCCGAGCGCCTCGCGCGCCGTATGGCGCAGCGTGTTGGTGTCGGCGGTCAGCGCCTCGACGCGGCTGGAGACATCGGCGAAGGACCCATGATCGACGAGAAGCAGCGCCGCCCTGAGGCGCGCCATGTCACGAATGCCGGACGGAATGGCGGTGTCGGCGGCGACATCGTCGAAATCCTTGACGGCAGCATCGACGTCGCCCTTGTCTGCCTTGACGGTTGCCCCGCGCATGCGGGCGAGCAGCGGATAGGCGCCGTAGCCGTCCTTTTCCAGCTCGGTGAGGGCGGTCAGCGCTTCGTCGGTCTTGCCATCATTGGCAAGCTTCAGCGCCTGTGAGAAGGCATCGCCCGAGCGATTGGCGCGGGTCTCGTCCCAATAGCGGTAGCCGACGACGGCAGCGGTGCCGACCACCACCAATATAGCGAGGACAAGCAAGGCAGGACCGAAACGATCCCACAGCGCCTGCGCCTGTTCGCGACGAATCTCTTCGTTGACTTCGCGGATAAAACTGTCGTCCGACATCGATCAAAACCATTCCTGCCCCGTCGGGGCCGTTCTTGAGCCCGCGTTTTAGCGAAATTTTGCCGGCATGGAAGGGGTTCGACAGGAAAATCGGCTAATCGCAGTGCAGGCCGCTGTAAGGGCGACCATTGGGCGCGACCGCACCCACGCCACATTTTGACGATAGCCGGCCTTTGACCGCTTCCGGATCCAGATCAGATTGCCGATGCCTCGTTTGTCCCGCGTCCTTGCGTTTTCCATCGCCGCGCTCGCCACAACGAGTGCTGCTTTCGCCGATCCACCTGCAGCGCGGCCGGTAACAAAGCCGAAGCAGATCGTCATCATCTCGTTCGACAGCGCCCGCGACATTTCGCAATGGAAGCGCAGCCGGGCGCTGGCGCAACGCACCGGCGCACATTTCACCTATTTTCTTTCCTGTGTCTTCCTGCTGTCGCCGCAGACGCGCACGGAATATACGGCGCCTGGCAAGACATCAGGCAAATCCAACATCGGCTTTGCCGCCTCAAAACAGGAGGTGGCTGACCGGCTTGAGCAGATCGGGCTTGCCGCTGCGGAAGGCCACGACATCGGCAGCCATGGCTGCGGCCATTTCGACGGCAAGAACTGGAGCAAAGCCGATTGGCTGAGCGAATTCAGCTCGTTCCAGCACATTCTCGAAAATGCCTATGCCATCAACGGCATTGCGCACGAACCCGCGGGCTGGCGCAGCTTTGCCCGCAAGGCGGTGGTCGGCTTCCGCGCGCCGTATCTTTCGGCGAACAGGGCGCTCTACGCGGCGCTGCCGGCGGCGGGCTTCCTGTTCGACGCCAGCGGCGTCTCGCGCGGCCCGGCCCGGCCGCCGACCCGCAACGGCATCACGCGCTTTTCGCTGCCGCAGATCCCGGAAGGTCCGAAGTCAAAGCCGGTGATCGCCATGGACTACAATCTCTTTGTCCGCCATTCCGGCGGTTTCGCGCGGCCAAGCAAGGCAGAGGAATTCATTGAGCGTACCTATGACGCCTTTCGCGCCGCCTTCGACAAGCAATATGCCGGCAAACGCATTCCGCTGGAACTCGGCTTCCATTTCACGCTGATGAACAACGGCGCCTACTGGACCGCACTGGAGCGCTTTGCCGGTGAAGTTTGTGTGAAGGCCGATGTCGAGTGCATCAGCTTTCGCGACTATGTTTCGCGGCACATCGAAAAGCAGGCGGCGGTGGGCGGCTGAGCCGCCCACGTTCTCCAGAGATATCAGGCCGAATCCTCGGCGCCCTGACGTTCGAGGTAGCGCTGATCGATCTCAGGCAAAGGTTCTCCATCCAGCGTCGCCTCGAAGGCGCGCAGGCGCTTGTGGATGGAGATCAGTTCGACGATCGTCGGCCAGGCATTCACCAGATACTGAAATGAGGAACTGACCTGGCCGAAGGCAGTGGAAACCTGCTGCCATATTCCCAGTGTGATTGTTCCGACAGCAATCGTGGGGATGAGGATCAAGCTTGAGAATATGGCATCGGCCTGCAGATAGCCGGACCGAACGACATTGAAGTAGGCGTAATGAAAGTAGAGGTTGAAGTAGTTGCGTCGGACGTGGGAAAAGAGTTCGCGCACGGTCGGCGGCGTTGCACGAGCCGCATCGTCTTCGCCATACACCAGTTCCTTGCGGTAGGCAGCCTCGACTCGCTGATTCTTAAACTCCAGCCCTGGCAGTTTGACACCTGCAATCATGAGAAGGGCCGTACCGAAGATCGACCAGGTAACCGCAGCGACAACCAGAGAATACGGAATTTCGCCAACGAGGGGCAGGACCTTCACATGGCTGGAAAGCTGCGCAAGCAGTGGCAGGAATGCAATCAAGGTCATTGCTGAATCAACCAGCGACACACCAAGGCCTTCCATCGTCGTGGAGAACCGCATGGTGTCCTCCTGCACGCGCTGAGAGGCGCCTTCAATATGTCGCAACCGCTGCCAGTACGTCATGTAGTAGTCGTTCATGGCCGTGCGCCAACGGAAGATGTAGTGACTCACGAAAAACCGGGTGATGACGAACAAGCCCATGCCGGCGGCGCCGATCCAGGCGTAGATCCAGAACATTGAATAGAGTTCGCCGGCGGTAACTGAACCTGGGGTCGTAATCGCTTTCTGGAAGAGATCGAAGAAGGGACCGCGCCAATTGTTGAGCGCCACATAAATCTGCACATTGAGATATGTCGAAAACAGGATCAGCGCCGAACCCAGAATCGACCATCCTTGCCAAGGATGAGGGGAATAAACACGCCAGAAGGCATAGAAGGCTCCGACCAAAAAGCCGAAATAGATATAGAACCAGATAAAAGGCTTGGTCCAAAAGATCGCCATTCCGAGGACTGGAGGCACACCGGCCGCCGCAGGCGGCAGACCGACCAACGCGCCGAGCTGCTCCCCGCCAAAAAACCAGAACAAAATGCCGGCGAGACTCCATAGGACAGCCGAGGTGAAAAACAACTTCGGCTTCGGGAAGAAGGATACGAACACTGTGGGGGCTTCCTCGGTCGATGTGCAAATCAGCGGGGTTGCTGTTCAGCGGGCATAAGGTCACACATCGATTGGAAAGAAAATGGTGACCGATGCCCGGCACCGAGCAAGACCATAATCATGGCGATTTTGGCGCAGCCGACCAGGTGATCGCCCCCGAGACAAGCAGGACAACGGCAGCGACGATCGAGGCGAGGAAGAAGTCGCCCGACGCCTGCGCGAGCAACCCGGCGACGATCGGGCCGACGATCTGGCCGACGCCGAAGGAAGCGGTCATCACCGCGAAAATCCGGCGGGGCGCTTGGGGGACAAGCTGCCTTGCGGTCTGCAGGCCGAGCGCGGTGATGGCGATGAAGGTGATGCCGAGCAGAAGCCCGCCGAGCAACGGCCCGATGGTTCCGCCCATGGCGACGCTGGCAGTAACGCCAACCACCTCGACGATACAGCCCACGGCGTAGGCTGCGTAAAGCCCGATCCGTGCTGATATCTTCTGCCAGAGCCAGACTGAGGGAAAGCCGGCGAGGCCGGTGACCATCCAGACGGTTGCCTCGAAAACGCGGCCGCCGCCACCTTGCCGGACGATGGCGAC containing:
- a CDS encoding MFS transporter; this translates as MSAVVSDSDCKPGKHLWQPGTAITPSAVAAFRSNHRWKVLGIGVAANASFSATFAGIPATAVFLRSGYHLSNGNLGLVLGLLGLGVALSELPWGLLTDRWGDRGVLLIGLGATAAWLLLMAFFIVPSAAYVPGVAMLAACLLVTGLLGGSVNGSSGRAIMAWFHEGERGFAMSIRQTAVPLGGGLGALVLPSLASVHGFAPVFGLLAASNVVSALFAWRWLHQPPEIGPKIGVAGSNDIAMSAGPAPLRNVEVWRIGIGIGLLCFPQVAVLTFASVFLHDFAGMGTLVISASLVAVQTGAMVMRVWSGRYTDRHGNRRPFLRLCSVLSAAGFAALGLLVLAAVALPGAHPALMPAIAVLLVAAGISVSAWHGVAYTEMATLAGASRAGTALGLANSFVFVAFFLVPIAIPGLLIVGSWAGVWLAAALCALIAWPILLPPDHRRKSA
- a CDS encoding LysR substrate-binding domain-containing protein, which gives rise to MRRVTLDLDVLRSFVAGMELGSFAKAADRLGRSTSAVSAQLKKLEEQAATPILRKSGRGLALTEAGETMLGYARRLLELNDEAVSAIHDVELEGWVRLGLQEDFGEAVLPEVLGRFARAHPKVKIEARIARSYELADRITSGSLDIALAWHSGPTLPYSRHVADVQMRWIGPAKLIETSLRDGEALPLVALEAPCLLRSVATETLDRAGLSWRMAFSSPSLGGIWAAVAAGLGLTIRTDIGLPATVRAMTPEIAGLPALPDIALFLHRKEAELDPVAARLADILLQAALESLPENANAHHGLRQVA
- the der gene encoding ribosome biogenesis GTPase Der, which encodes MTFKVAIIGRPNVGKSTLFNRLVGRKLALVDDTPGVTRDRRVHAAKLYDLHFDVIDTAGFEDAAAATLPGRMRAQTEIAIREADLIFFTVDAKSGLMPDDKTFAEIVRKSGKPVVLVANKAEAKGAQGGMLEAWELGLGEPIPISAEHGQGMPDLRDAVILALGEARAFGEEEGDIEAEAAASEVLIGEDIVDPDAEHSYDDTKPMRIAVVGRPNAGKSTLINALIGEERLLTGPEAGITRDSISVDWDWHGRRLKLFDTAGMRRKARIHEKLEVMSVQDGLRAIRFAEIVIIVLDATIPFEKQDLQIADLIIREGRAPVIAFNKWDLIDNPQELLAELREKTERLLPQARGMQAVTVSAETGRGLDKLMDAVIRTHKVWNSRVSTGKLNRWLEGILAHHPPPAVAGRRLKIKYVTQAKTRPPGFVVQCSRPDAMPQSYVRYLSNSLREAFDMPGVPIRIALRTSDNPFAGRAKKRN
- a CDS encoding tetratricopeptide repeat protein, with translation MSDDSFIREVNEEIRREQAQALWDRFGPALLVLAILVVVGTAAVVGYRYWDETRANRSGDAFSQALKLANDGKTDEALTALTELEKDGYGAYPLLARMRGATVKADKGDVDAAVKDFDDVAADTAIPSGIRDMARLRAALLLVDHGSFADVSSRVEALTADTNTLRHTAREALGLAAWKEGKAQDALKLFDQIASDDGAPRNTRERATLMSDLIRGSGSAS
- a CDS encoding polysaccharide deacetylase family protein, translating into MPRLSRVLAFSIAALATTSAAFADPPAARPVTKPKQIVIISFDSARDISQWKRSRALAQRTGAHFTYFLSCVFLLSPQTRTEYTAPGKTSGKSNIGFAASKQEVADRLEQIGLAAAEGHDIGSHGCGHFDGKNWSKADWLSEFSSFQHILENAYAINGIAHEPAGWRSFARKAVVGFRAPYLSANRALYAALPAAGFLFDASGVSRGPARPPTRNGITRFSLPQIPEGPKSKPVIAMDYNLFVRHSGGFARPSKAEEFIERTYDAFRAAFDKQYAGKRIPLELGFHFTLMNNGAYWTALERFAGEVCVKADVECISFRDYVSRHIEKQAAVGG
- the sbmA gene encoding peptide antibiotic transporter SbmA, translating into MFVSFFPKPKLFFTSAVLWSLAGILFWFFGGEQLGALVGLPPAAAGVPPVLGMAIFWTKPFIWFYIYFGFLVGAFYAFWRVYSPHPWQGWSILGSALILFSTYLNVQIYVALNNWRGPFFDLFQKAITTPGSVTAGELYSMFWIYAWIGAAGMGLFVITRFFVSHYIFRWRTAMNDYYMTYWQRLRHIEGASQRVQEDTMRFSTTMEGLGVSLVDSAMTLIAFLPLLAQLSSHVKVLPLVGEIPYSLVVAAVTWSIFGTALLMIAGVKLPGLEFKNQRVEAAYRKELVYGEDDAARATPPTVRELFSHVRRNYFNLYFHYAYFNVVRSGYLQADAIFSSLILIPTIAVGTITLGIWQQVSTAFGQVSSSFQYLVNAWPTIVELISIHKRLRAFEATLDGEPLPEIDQRYLERQGAEDSA